GAATATTTAAGCTGATGTTTCAAATGCACCCAAATTATCATTTCAATGCATTATAACATGAATAAATGCTATATCTGATTTGCTATTTGGTTACACCACTATATTTTTCTagccaaataaaaaaattacttggcACAATGAATTGCCAGAGTAGACTAAATCAGAAATTTTGCTTTTACCTAACGCAGTATATTTTTTGATCCAGCCAAATCAACAAGATTAAGTTTGCCACACTTAATCAACTCCTCGTCACCAATAACAGTTTCTTTCGCATAGACAGTAATGGTAAACACTGAATGCGACATGAATTccatcaacaaaaataaaaggaaaccTATCTACCTGCTTCTCTTGTTAAGCAATGTCTCTGAAGTGCGCCTCTTAGATGCCCCTCGTTCCAACAGAgtataaatttcatttacacTGTATACTGATTCTTCTTCAAGGCCTCTCACCACCACACGACCTTTTCCATCTTCCATAAGGGCTAcaggtttctttattttttcttctataggCCTGGTAGAATTGTCTTCTGGGGACAATAGATCAGTTATTTCTTCATTATAAAGCTCAAGGAATGTGACTTTCATGCTATAGTTAGCATTTTGTGCTTccaaaatatcaaaaatttgACGAACTGCTCTTGGGATGACACCAGCCTCAGCAGTTAAATCACCACTCTGTATATAAATCACATCATTTAACACAATTTCCACGATCAGAAAACATCGGtgatataacataatataaccAGTGGAATGAAACGCAGGTTGAATGACAAAATGCATACCTTATTTCTCATTCCACCCTCCATTGTATAAGTTTTACCAGACCCAGTTTGTCCATAAGCAAAGACAGTGCAATTGAAACCATCAAGAACTTCATTGACAATTGGGGAAATGACTTGGTCGTATATCGATCTCTGTTGTGCTTTAGGTCCAAAATCCTTATCAAACAGATTAAAAAACACATGTTAgtaaaatattacaatatatTATAACTTGCAAATGATCATAGTAAGATAGCCCAAAAAATAGAAGTATAAGTTAAGTAAGTGTACCTTGTCGAAATTGAAAACTCTATCAACATGTTTGTTAGCTATAGTCTACATAAATAAGTGGTCATCCGACTCAGGATTGGAATTACATACAGAGCAGGTAACATCAATCATCAGACCTTTTTTCCTCAAGTTGCCGCTGGTTGGAGAATGTCCTGACTAGTCTCCAAAGAAAATTCCTAATGGAGTTTGGACAGAGTCAAAAGAGGTAAAGAATAAATGCTGGAAAACAGTAGTAAAATAGTACAAGATCTTCTGAAATTGTTGATTGTGCATTTggacaaaaaaatcaattaaacattTATTCAATAAATGTTTATCATGTATGCATTTATGATTAAGCCGATTCAATAATCAAAGAGCTTGTGAGTTTAAACTCATACTTATAACTCGTAAGCTATTTGTATAGGCTCTTTCAAGTAATTTCATAAGCACTTATGTCATAAGATAGCGCAAATAAGATATTTCAAACACACCCTTAATAGAAAAAGAGGTGGCAACATCGTTATAAATGACCAAAAAGAAGCAAATAATTAGTCCCCACCATAACAGTTTTCAACTTGGCAACACCTTACAACCCTTTGACTTTAGTTTAGACTCTAGACCAAAGAACTTCAATCCTGATATTACCAAGTCCGCTGTCTTTTTCTTCATGTGATCAATTAGTAATTCGTCGTACACAATagtatcagattctgtcaacaATTTGCGGTCTCTCAAATTTGAGAAAACCTTTCTGGCCTCTTCAATTGTTCCATGCTTGCACATGCCAGAGATGATTGCAGAACATACAACATTGCATAAAGGGAAACCTTGTTGCATCATCTCATTCAATACATCAATCACCTTTTCTGCATCATTAAATTTGCATATGTGAACAAGGGTAAGACAATACTTAAACTCCATAGGTCCACTAGTAGCATTGCCTAAGCAATCTCTAACAAGCATCATGGCTTCCTCAATCTCTCCTATTTCACAAAGACCTTTAGCAAGGCGATGATAAACAACCACAGAAGGAATGCAAGACATCTCAATGATCTTATTATGACATACACAAGCCTCTTGAATTTCACCGCGAGCAATAAGGCATAGAATTGCTATGTTATATGTTGACGAATCAGGCTTCATGCCTGACCCCTTTATTTCATCGAAGAGTGATAACGCTTTCTTCACTTCGCCACTCAATCGAAGAGAATCCATAAGAACATTGTATATTTCAACACTAACATAACCTTTTTCTTTCAAGTGTGTAAATATCTCGAGTGACATTACTGGTCCTTTCTTCTCAACCAAATGGGAGAAAAATTTGGACAGATCATCAATGACTGGAAATCCCAATTTCTCCATCTTTTTTAGCAACTTATAAAATTCTTCCATACGTTTCGCTTCGGCATAGGCCAACAATAACGGTTTTACAGATAAGAAGTCCGGTTCAAGACCCTCCTGAATAGTGACTTGGAAAAGCTTATAAGCCTTCTCAACCTTATTCAAGTTGCACAAACCTTTAATAAGGTTATTATAAATCCCCAAATCGGCTCGGTATCCTGAGTTCACCAAATCCTTCAACAAATCAAAAGCCAAACCAACCTTATTCCCCGCCACAAACGACTCAATCAATGATCCATATATCGCTCTATCTATCAAATGACCCTTACTTTTCATCTCCTTAAACAACTCATAACCCTCCTTAACCCTTCCCTCTTTAGCCAAACCACCAATGATAGTACCATATGCCATGACATCCAGCACAACTCCGTCTCTCTTCATTTCTTCCCAAACCCTCAAACAACCATCCAAATTCCCCTCTGCAACCATAATCCGAACCAACGCGGTATATGCGAAAACATCCGGCTTACACAATTTCTCCCTCATCCTCCCCAAAACCTCTAACATCTCACCAATCCTCCCAGCTTTACACAATCCCTTTACCAAAACCATAAAAGTAACACTCTCTTCAACCAGTCCATCCTCTCTAAAATCATTATAAACCGACAACGCCAAATCCAAATGTCGAGTCCTAACCAAAGCATCCATAATCGTATTATACAAAAAAACCCTAGGTTTCACACCAAACTTATTCCTCATCTTATCATAAATATGATAAACCCTAAGACCTCTTCCTGCGTCACAATGCATTCGAATTAAAATCTCGAATTGCTTCTCCGACGGAGGCTTTCCATGAGCATCCATCAGCTCAGGGAGCTGATCCGCGGCGTGGAAATGATTTGCACGGTTAAGACAATAAGCAAATGCATTAAATGAAGCGAAATTATGATGATAACCTTTTTGGTTTTCTACCCAGTGAAAAAACTTGAAAGTGAGAGTAGGGTTAGTTTGGACTTTAAGTACCTCAGCAACAAGGTTGGGAGGAACTCTACGGAGCTTGTTGAGTTCAGCTATAACCGATGGGCCCCACTTGTAACCGTTTTTGCGAAAAGCGTCAACGATGAATCGAGCAATCGGGGAGAGGCGGAGGGAGGCAGAGAATGATGCTTCCGGGGATGGTGGTGGCGGTGGTGAGGGGTTTTGTTGGGAGAGGAAGTGTGGGTCCCACTTTTGGATTTCGAAAGGGCGGGATGTGGTTGTAGGTTTGGGAGGAGTGAGAGTTTGGCGATTGGAGAAAAGACCGCCGCGTACGGTTGGACGGTTTTGGGAGGGTTTGCGGTGACCGTAGTAGAAATAGAATTTGTTTGGTGTTGTTGGTGTTTGAGGAGGCATCctgtgtttttattttcttgtggCAATTGATGTTGGTTTTTTGCGCTGAGAAATTGATGGCCGGCAGTGATGAATAAACAGTAGGAAAGTGAAGGTTGTTGCGTTACTTCATTCTTGCCGAACAAATGTTCCGTGGAAGGtaatcatataaaattaaaaaataaataaataaaagtactACCGAATTTATGgatttattcaaataattttttacttgaTTAAAATCAACTAATTGAATATGGTAATATTACAGGGTGGTGGGTGCATTTATCATTTGTTTGGGCTTGTACCTTGTTGTGTGGGGAAAAAGCAAAGATTACAACAGCccatcaaaatcaaatattgaaGAGCCTGTTTTACCGAATTAGCAATCTGCAACTGAAAATTGTACCTACGAGATCATCACAATTCAATAATTTTGGAATTATTATAACTCTATGATCAACAAGAGGGTGGAGTtcaaattattgttatattgtaattgtaatgtcaattttcaaattcaatattaTGGGACATTTTCAGAGAGACTCTGCACCTTCTATGTGTCAATACTTTTGTAAAGATATTTTAAGATTTCAATGTGGCACAACAAAATAGTGaattttcatttaataataatatagcaATAGTTTTATGTACACTCTTAATATATATGTCAGTTaaacactaaaaataaaatataaaataaagtaatattttaagTAGTCAAAATGATCACATAACTTTAATTTTGACCCTCTATTATGGTACACAAAATTCCCTCTATGTATGCTAGATAAAAAGAGAAgacttatttgttttgtttctcTTTTACAATGTATCGTATCAGATATAAATCCCCCCTCAAATGGTTTTTATACTTTTGCCTTTACCAAAAGGTTATTTGTCGAAAAGTGTTTtgtcataaaataagaaaaatgttttatgcaaattcaatatattttttttatatcgatAAATGTTAGAGGTTAATTAGTTTATGGAAAAGAAGATAAGTTAATAATAGAGATTAAATCTTTTACCTTCTTTTCGATACTCATTcgatatattttagtttatcaATTAAACTACCTACACGAAATTTTATATACTTGATTAATTACgtgaaaaataaagttaattcaattaaatagatgattaattttgattatattaaaaattataattaatcatataattaaattaaccatagttttatttactatttaaataaattatttattcaactcaattaatcatatttttataataatattcgATTGTCGTGCAGATGTACAAAAAGTAAATGaccatatattattataaatgtatgtatattttattttaaaatttaaatcatgtAGTTATTAGCtactgtattttttttatgtttcattggtatttttgtgtttgaaaaGGGCAATTGTTTATCCTATTGAGAGATCTATTTAATTGAGACACTACACAATGAAAGAGATTCTGACGTATACTtctttttgtgtattttatatATGCTAGTATGTATATTCATAACGCCAACAGAATCTATGCTAATGATTTTGAAagaaagttatatagttcttttttttttacagaaagataaattttattcaaatgttaaaatgagataaatataaTTGCATTGATTATGAGTTGAAATATTTTTCatctatattttgaaattaataagaAAGTCAAAATACATTAATGATACACATaaacattttagaaattaactaaaaattaCCAAATCTAAACTATATTTCTAACAACCAAATGAATTTTTTCTACATTTAACCAATGGTCAATAAAAATGTATGATCTATAgtatttaatttcatataaaaaaatatttaattgtaatcGTTCATATTAACTATAGTTGTTTCTATTGAAAGTCCATTGAACAATCTTCTTTTGTTTGCATAAACTTCTATTGAACAAATCTACTGTATTTTGCACGGTTTGGATATGTTTTATCAAGCTTCTAGAcaacaaattaattatcataaaaCACAAGGATATTTCTCCAAGAATATTGACAATCAGTTCAGAGAGTATGTATTGCAACATACGGATTTACCCATACTAATAGTTTGGGAAGATATCTCGGAGCTAACATTGTCATAGGGAGAAACTCAAGAGTTCACTTTAGTAATATTGTGAACAAGATTTAAAATAAGTTGAGCAAGTGGAAACAACAATGATGAAGCTTAGTTAGTAGAATCACACTCTTTAAATATGTATTGAGTTCTATCTCGTATTATCACATGTAATATGTAAAAATTTCGATGACCATTTGGGCTAAAGTGGAAAAGACTAAAAAGAATTATGACCAACAATGGTTTTAATGTATAtgcaacaaatttatttttttatacatctTATAACTAAATAATACCCAAAAATCAATTGGCTTTTGTTTGGGGTGATACTGATAATGGTCGTAAACCCTTTTAATTAGTTGGCTTGTGTGTTGCTTGCCTAAAAAGGATGGTGGCGTGGACTTCAAGCGTCAATATCAAATGAATGGGGATTTTTTTCATGAAGATGATTTGGAACTTCACCACTAATTTAGATGACCTTTGGTGTAAGATTCTTCATAGTAAAAATGGCAGGAACAATGATTTGTGTGATTCTATTAGCTCTCAACCTTATTATTCTCCTATTTGGAAAGCTCTTGTAAGGGTTTGGTATAAATTTCAAAGGAATAATGTGCGGAAAACTAGGGATCATACTCATACCAACTTTTGGTTGGATAGATGGTGGCCTAACAACACTCATTAGAGTTTTAGGGTTCAGGGTACAGGGTACAGGGTTCAGGGTTCAGGTGAAAGAAAGCGCTCAAAGGTGAAAGAACAGgccaatggaaaaaattatcaTGAAGGATGGGACATCTCTTTTCTTTTACCAGTCAAGGAAGTATTGTTATTCTCAATGACTTGGGAATCTATGCTACAAACATTGTCTGCTAAATTCTGTGGCTGGTCCAGGTGACTATTTCCAGAAGTATCCACACCATTAGAAAGAGTGCCAAAAGCATGATCAACACTTGCCTGCACAATGAATATGATGGTGGCAACATAAAACGGATGACCACCATAGTTCAACAATGTCCAATGTTATAAAGTATGCAACAATGTCCAACATATGTCTAATTCTTTGTAATATGTAAAGTGTTCGCAGCCACGAAATTGGACATATCAGATACTGGATTGAGATGctctagaaaaaaaaattaaaaaacggTTGACCTCTCCAAAATGCTTCTCACGCATCATCGTTATAAATGACCAAAAAGAACGAAATAATTAGTCTCCACCATAACAGTTTTCAATTTGGCAGTAGCTTACAACCCTTTGACTTTAGTTTAGACTCTAGACCAAAGAACTTCAATCATGATATTACCAAGTACGTTGTCTTTTTCTTCATGTGATCAATTAGTAATTCGCCGTACACAATagtatcagattctgtcaacaATTTGCGGTCTCTCAAATTTGAGAAAACCTTTCTGGCCTCTTCAATTGTTCCATGCTTGCACATGCCAAAGTTGATTGCAGAACATACAACATTGCATAAAGGGAAACCTTGTTGCATCATCTTATTCAATACATCAATCACCTTTTCTGCATCATTAAATTTGCATATGTGAATAAGGGTAAGACAATACTTAAACTCCATAGGTCCACTAGTAGCATTTCCTAAGCAATCTCTAACAAGCATCATGTCTTCCTCAATCTCTCCTATTTCGCAAAGACCTTTAGCAAGGCGATGATAAACAACCACAGAAGGAATGCAAGACATCTCAATGATCTTATTATGACATACACAAGCCTACTGAACTTCACCGCAAGCAACAAGGAATAGAATtgttatgttatatattgatgaATCAGGCTTCATGTCTGAGCCCTTTATTTCATCGAAGAGTGATAATGCTTTCTTCACTTCACCACTCAATCGAAGAGAATCCATAAGAACATTGTATATTTCAACACtaacataaaaaatttctttcaagTGTGTAAATACCTCAAGTGACATTACTGATCCTTTTTTGTCAACCAAATGGAAGAAAAATTTGAACAGATTTTCAATGACTGGAAATCCCAATTTCTCCATCTTTTTTAGCAACATAAAAAATTCTTCCATATATTTCGCTTCGGCATAGGCCAAAAATAACGGTTTTACAGATAAGAAGTCCGGTTCAAGACCCTCCTGAATAGTGACTTGGAAAAGCTTATAAGCCTTCTCAACCTTATTCAAGTTGCATAAACCTTCAATAAGGTTATTATAAATCCCCAAATCGGCTCGGTATCCTGAGTTCACCAAAACCTTCAACAAACCAAAAGCCAAACCAACCTTATTCCCCGCCAAAAACGGTTTAATCAATGATCCATATATCGTTTTATCTATCAAACGACCCTTACTCTTCATTTCCTTAAACAACTCATAACCCTCCTTAACCCTTCCGTCTTTAGCCAAACCACCAATGATAGTACCATATGCCATGACATCCGGCACAACTCTGCCTCTCTTTACTGGCAACCATTGCGTGACTATTATCAATCTTATTTTGAAATACCAACTCATTCCGACATCTCTCAAGATAACGTATTTTGTTCACTATGGTTGTGAATCTTTAGTACATTTCGCCGATTGTCTCttcttcattcatttcaaataattcgaACTTCCGtatgtcaatttcaatttttgttttcttaagatggcttgttccttcatggtgagtttGCAATGTGTCCCATAATTTCTTTGTCGTATCACATTCATCTActttttcactttcttccctgcttaaagcacataataataaaaaattgagcttttgagtttagaagtaccgTAGATTTTTCATCTACTGTcctttttgtttctttctttttagcATATGTTGAATCGGTTGTATCTACTCTaggtatgaaatctccatctatGATGATGCGTCACATACCACTGTCCTGTGACTTTAGAAAGAACTGCATTTTACTTTTTCAGAAATAATAATCTGAGCAATCAAAGTATGGTGGTCTATGCGATGACCTTCCTTCAGCAATAattttagcttttgacattatCTTCCTGAAGCTTTTTATCTAACACTTTTTGGGTGTTTAATCCTTAGAGACTgactctgatgccaattgaagtaacaatgtcaattataaagaatgaggtttgaattataatttcccCTTGTTAAAAATTCCTGTAAAAAACTAAAgtgtttaactcaagattgatattgcttacaaacgaagaacgttggggtttgaattataattgctccttttaaaaaattcttgttaaaaactaaagaatttaactcaagattgatcttggttacaaacgtagaatgttcttggttagtggaaagaaaacaacaatattaatttatcaatataaaaattgattgtaagacAAAAAGTAAATAAGGATAAGGAAAGaaagatcacacaaggatatatcatAGTTCACCCAACACGGGTTATGTTCAATCCTCAC
This region of Cicer arietinum cultivar CDC Frontier isolate Library 1 chromosome 8, Cicar.CDCFrontier_v2.0, whole genome shotgun sequence genomic DNA includes:
- the LOC101507871 gene encoding pentatricopeptide repeat-containing protein At4g20740-like isoform X2 — translated: MPPQTPTTPNKFYFYYGHRKPSQNRPTVRGGLFSNRQTLTPPKPTTTSRPFEIQKWDPHFLSQQNPSPPPPPSPEASFSASLRLSPIARFIVDAFRKNGYKWGPSVIAELNKLRRVPPNLVAEVLKVQTNPTLTFKFFHWVENQKGYHHNFASFNAFAYCLNRANHFHAADQLPELMDAHGKPPSEKQFEILIRMHCDAGRGLRVYHIYDKMRNKFGVKPRVFLYNTIMDALVRTRHLDLALSVYNDFREDGLVEESVTFMVLVKGLCKAGRIGEMLEVLGRMREKLCKPDVFAYTALVRIMVAEGNLDGCLRVWEEMKRDGVVLDVMAYGTIIGGLAKEGRVKEGYELFKEMKSKGHLIDRAIYGSLIESFVAGNKVGLAFDLLKDLVNSGYRADLGIYNNLIKGLCNLNKVEKAYKLFQVTIQEGLEPDFLSVKPLLLAYAEAKRMEEFYKLLKKMEKLGFPVIDDLSKFFSHLVEKKGPVMSLEIFTHLKEKGYVSVEIYNVLMDSLRLSGEVKKALSLFDEIKGSGMKPDSSTYNIAILCLIARGEIQEACVCHNKIIEMSCIPSVVVYHRLAKGLCEIGEIEEAMMLVRDCLGNATSGPMEFKYCLTLVHICKFNDAEKVIDVLNEMMQQGFPLCNVVCSAIISGMCKHGTIEEARKVFSNLRDRKLLTESDTIVYDELLIDHMKKKTADLEFSLETSQDILQPAAT
- the LOC140919012 gene encoding kinesin-like protein KIN-5B, translated to MIDVTCSTIANKHVDRVFNFDKDFGPKAQQRSIYDQVISPIVNEVLDGFNCTVFAYGQTGSGKTYTMEGGMRNKSGDLTAEAGVIPRAVRQIFDILEAQNANYSMKVTFLELYNEEITDLLSPEDNSTRPIEEKIKKPVALMEDGKGRVVVRGLEEESVYSVNEIYTLLERGASKRRTSETLLNKRSR
- the LOC101507871 gene encoding pentatricopeptide repeat-containing protein At4g20740-like isoform X1, encoding MPPQTPTTPNKFYFYYGHRKPSQNRPTVRGGLFSNRQTLTPPKPTTTSRPFEIQKWDPHFLSQQNPSPPPPPSPEASFSASLRLSPIARFIVDAFRKNGYKWGPSVIAELNKLRRVPPNLVAEVLKVQTNPTLTFKFFHWVENQKGYHHNFASFNAFAYCLNRANHFHAADQLPELMDAHGKPPSEKQFEILIRMHCDAGRGLRVYHIYDKMRNKFGVKPRVFLYNTIMDALVRTRHLDLALSVYNDFREDGLVEESVTFMVLVKGLCKAGRIGEMLEVLGRMREKLCKPDVFAYTALVRIMVAEGNLDGCLRVWEEMKRDGVVLDVMAYGTIIGGLAKEGRVKEGYELFKEMKSKGHLIDRAIYGSLIESFVAGNKVGLAFDLLKDLVNSGYRADLGIYNNLIKGLCNLNKVEKAYKLFQVTIQEGLEPDFLSVKPLLLAYAEAKRMEEFYKLLKKMEKLGFPVIDDLSKFFSHLVEKKGPVMSLEIFTHLKEKGYVSVEIYNVLMDSLRLSGEVKKALSLFDEIKGSGMKPDSSTYNIAILCLIARGEIQEACVCHNKIIEMSCIPSVVVYHRLAKGLCEIGEIEEAMMLVRDCLGNATSGPMEFKYCLTLVHICKFNDAEKVIDVLNEMMQQGFPLCNVVCSAIISGMCKHGTIEEARKVFSNLRDRKLLTESDTIVYDELLIDHMKKKTADLVISGLKFFGLESKLKSKGCKVLPS
- the LOC101507871 gene encoding pentatricopeptide repeat-containing protein At4g20740-like isoform X3 encodes the protein MPPQTPTTPNKFYFYYGHRKPSQNRPTVRGGLFSNRQTLTPPKPTTTSRPFEIQKWDPHFLSQQNPSPPPPPSPEASFSASLRLSPIARFIVDAFRKNGYKWGPSVIAELNKLRRVPPNLVAELPELMDAHGKPPSEKQFEILIRMHCDAGRGLRVYHIYDKMRNKFGVKPRVFLYNTIMDALVRTRHLDLALSVYNDFREDGLVEESVTFMVLVKGLCKAGRIGEMLEVLGRMREKLCKPDVFAYTALVRIMVAEGNLDGCLRVWEEMKRDGVVLDVMAYGTIIGGLAKEGRVKEGYELFKEMKSKGHLIDRAIYGSLIESFVAGNKVGLAFDLLKDLVNSGYRADLGIYNNLIKGLCNLNKVEKAYKLFQVTIQEGLEPDFLSVKPLLLAYAEAKRMEEFYKLLKKMEKLGFPVIDDLSKFFSHLVEKKGPVMSLEIFTHLKEKGYVSVEIYNVLMDSLRLSGEVKKALSLFDEIKGSGMKPDSSTYNIAILCLIARGEIQEACVCHNKIIEMSCIPSVVVYHRLAKGLCEIGEIEEAMMLVRDCLGNATSGPMEFKYCLTLVHICKFNDAEKVIDVLNEMMQQGFPLCNVVCSAIISGMCKHGTIEEARKVFSNLRDRKLLTESDTIVYDELLIDHMKKKTADLVISGLKFFGLESKLKSKGCKVLPS